Proteins encoded by one window of Megachile rotundata isolate GNS110a chromosome 10, iyMegRotu1, whole genome shotgun sequence:
- the Lst8 gene encoding MTOR associated protein, LST8: MTGDSANNTEQVILVTGGYDHTIKIWQPHTGVCQRTAEHTDSQVNALDITPDKHVIAAAGYQHIRMYDLNSNNPNPIINYEGVSKNITGLGFQEEGKWMYTGGEDCSARIWDLRSNSFQCQRIFQVSAPVNCVCLHPNQAELIVGDQSGVIHLWDLRSDHNEQLIPDAEVSVQDIAIDQDGTYMAAVSNKGYCYIWTLTGGVGEEPTRLNPRRKLSAHKRYALRCKFSPDSTLLVTTSADQTARVWKTTDFSEVQVLQHEAKRWVWDAAFSADSQYIFTASSDGVARLWNVSTGTVEREYQGHQKAVTALAFRDEVLSVS; the protein is encoded by the exons ATGACTGGGGACAGTGCAAACAATACTGAACAAGTTATCCTTGTAACAGGTGGCTATGATCATACTATTAAAATATGGCAACCTCATACGGGAGTTTGTCAACGTACCGCAGAACATACAGATTCG CAAGTTAATGCTTTGGATATTACTCCGGATAAGCACGTAATAGCTGCTGCTGGATATCAACACATAAGAATGTATGATTTAAATTCCAACAATCCGAACCCAATTATTAATTACGAAGGGGTATCGAAGAACATTACAGGCTTAGGTTTTCAG GAAGAGGGTAAATGGATGTATACCGGAGGTGAAGATTGTTCAGCTCGTATTTGGGATCTAAG ATCAAATAGTTTTCAATGCCAAAGGATATTTCAAGTATCAGCACCTGTAAATTGTGTATGTTTACATCCTAATCAAGCTGAACTTATAGTTGGAGACCAAAGCGGTGTCATACACTTATGGGACCTTCGTTCGGATCATAACGAACAATTG ATACCAGATGCCGAAGTATCCGTGCAGGACATTGCGATTGATCAAGATGGTACATACATGGCAGCGGTTAGTAATAAAGGTTACTGTTACATATGGACCTTGACAGGTGGTGTTGGCGAAGAACCTACGCGACTTAATCCGCGCCGTAAGCTTTCAGCACATAAACGTTATGCGCTTCGATGCAAATTTAGTCCTGATTCCAC ACTTCTAGTGACCACGTCTGCTGATCAGACTGCGCGCGTTTGGAAAACCACCGATTTTTCCGAAGTACAAGTGCTTCAACACGAAGCAAAACGATGGGTCTGGGATGCCGCATTTAGCGCAGATtctcaatatatatttaccg CCTCGTCTGACGGTGTAGCAAGACTGTGGAATGTATCGACAGGAACAGTGGAACGAGAGTATCAAGGTCATCAGAAAGCAGTTACTGCTCTTGCGTTTCGCGATGAAGTACTTTCCGTTTCTTAA
- the Qbp-1 gene encoding queen brain-selective protein-1: protein MSGIHAVSVVTLLVVVLLYDRCFGYPSIRQRANFGQLCKSCGDSCDKCEFGVVMSLACGVPQCAKGPDQTCGGPRDLFGMCGEGMYCNCNKCTGCSSEEFECSKKDPCLPDSIVQLPHFDRFGRLPTAM from the exons ATGTCCGGTATCCACGCTGTCTCTGTAGTCACGTTGCTGGTGGTTGTCCTTCT GTACGATAGATGCTTTGGATACCCATCGATCAGGCAACGGGCAAATTTCGGACAGTTGTGCAAGAGCTGCGGTGATTCTTGCGACAAATGCGAATTCGGCGTGGTGATGTCCCTCGCGTGCGGAGTTCCACAGTGCGCGAAG GGTCCCGATCAGACGTGCGGAGGGCCCAGGGATCTGTTTGGCATGTGCGGCGAAGGCATGTATTGCAATTGCAACAAATGTACCGGTTGCAGTTCCGAAGAGTTCGAATGTTCGAAGAAGGATCCCTGTTTACCCGATTCGATCGTACAACTTCCTCATTTCGATAGATTTGGAAGATTGCCTACTGCCATGTAA
- the LOC105662337 gene encoding uncharacterized protein LOC105662337 yields MSGTGYIIGPQIPEGLATIVEGLAREILRHRPTDVYGFAARHFEELMKLREKERNIEIVPQISYLAEETAATKKLTTPFVARNAQPSKRKEATIECGWSIGRTVKVFKKHGFGRELKYVNVKDVKEVKKEQTDKEKKIDYSEIRWGSNRCVRSSSVGDLQGEKIETGEEIEKTMEERKKDARKVKRREYESVVSRRRKDAGEIEGGLIEKADETRGQTVVRRRRRSRSVANDGEQSKRKVSTTEEETRERKRPATATERRSSFRTTAQTESAAQREIGSEWDTNQPRERKKSHPEKNGKESKNNYERKRDEENVVSSSVEKDHSESLIVLPSVVSRQSCKKCTTNEKPESEETAAPHSLVLPPISTDFSKTIRAENDVTLPSLTHGPRTWDDERLNDIVHKKNSWLTEEQDREDEDEIVVLSGSSIVERDAEQTTRHSEEIENLEYSNSREIEQVFKDSLNVTPDSIECSQRSDSLERLQDENESKTVTDHEQTMTDERNESNELKRKLMEIETVEKMIENTLVSSGTAVNSNDVLQVEFPIGFRVDSDTDTVSVTETKEKANLERIERSSVEGVAENVENVDEEDVEDTRNIEQGENNDKDDFQIDEAATVTEPNSAASSNISPVNTDIDRSNVVVSASIPVPLSEYSSAKSDPSCYVLSEGSPCEIPESVTTVIIPDKNIRNDEIFQFEEKEPFGDLVYSEAFEYSTSIDAGVFGEITDAVDRMTLKIEDLENINEEEESERERDLESDRKTKLSSNVSDDLEKRSEDIIPNAGVPDENGKENIEATHIETRCAEKSDETENGTPLSLVESGPYVPELNLDSLRDVTNSCLGISDSVTVEDRFRVTKKRNQQEIGDNSLREGENTLSSFDTLPSEEKASLDEDENGYRDSKTISDRRRQRTDETESRDHRFSPREPADNSSNIEEEIAQELIKNLNLEVPEQFNTDTNDSSLSNSVCTKTNTEERDKGQSLKETEDEDGKNSTRSTETIDRITGEKISNENFGTAIKTQKDQSEADEQRIQSTITLNVASPSTPKHTQKQVGDPKIENGNRGGLWHTSEFHDSLPLPIPHTPKIFSITDDLASSIIRSMTMATISTKTTTTTTTTTATHPWSVVEPNRIGSLRPQQPPPLYYAINLSKDLRSLETKLSFIDSSLNVLPCIVRVEPFVDDTSNANSISFTGNILDSDTDDLREPLALDDEEPKQSIVIEEISTDDEKENDDGR; encoded by the exons ATGTCGGGAACAGGATACATAATTGGTCCACAAATACCTGAAGGTTTAGCTACGATCGTCGAAGGGCTTGCACGAGAAATCTTGCGTCATCGACCCACGGATGTTTACGGGTTCGCGGCTCGTCACTTCGAAGAATTGATGAAGCTGAGAGAAAAGGAGCGCAACATCGAAATCGTTCCGCAG ATTTCTTATTTGGCGGAGGAAACGGCAGCGACGAAGAAATTAACGACACCGTTCGTAGCGAGGAACGCGCAGCCGAGTAAACGGAAAGAAGCAACGATCGAATGCGGTTGGTCGATTGGACGAACCGTTAAAGTATTTAAGAAGCATGGATTCGGAAGGGAGCTAAAATACGTAAACGTTAAGGACGTCAAAGAGGTGAAAAAAGAGCAAACGGATAAAGAGAAAAAGATTGATTATTCGGAGATTCGATGGGGTTCGAATCGATGCGTTCGATCGTCGTCCGTTGGAGATCTGCAGGGAGAAAAGATCGAGACCGGGGAAGAGATAGAAAAGACGAtggaagagagaaagaaagatgcGAGAAAGGTGAAACGGCGGGAATACGAAAGCGTCGTCTCGAGACGACGGAAGGACGCCGGCGAAATCGAAGGTGGATTGATCGAAAAGGCGGACGAAACTCGTGGGCAGACGGTCgttcgaagaagaagaagaagtcgaTCGGTCGCGAACGACGGCGAACAATCGAAACGGAAGGTGTCGACGACGGAGGAGGAAACGCGAGAGCGAAAACGGCCGGCAACCGCTACCGAGCGGAGAAGCAGCTTTCGAACGACCGCTCAAACCGAATCGGCGGCTCAGCGAGAAATCGGCTCCGAGTGGGACACTAATCAgccgagagaaagaaaaaaatcgcATCCGGAAAAGAACGGAAAAGAATCGAAAAATAATTACGAGAGAAAAAGAGACGAAGAAAACGTCGTTTCATCGTCTGTTGAAAAGGATCATTCGGAGTCTTTGATCGTTCTTCCGTCGGTCGTTAGCAGACAATCCTGTAAGAAATGTACAACGAACGAAAAACCCGAGTCCGAGGAAACAGCTGCTCCACACAGTTTGGTTTTACCCCCGATCTCGACCGATTTCTCCAAGACGATTCGAGCAGAGAACGACGTAACGTTACCGTCTTTGACGCATGGACCGAGAACTTGGGACGACGAACGGCTGAACGACATCGTCCATAAGAAAAATTCGTGGCTTACGGAAGAGCAGGATCGCGAAGACGAAGACGAGATCGTCGTTTTGTCCGGGAGCAGCATCGTCGAGCGAGATGCCGAGCAAACAACGAGACATTCCGAAGAAATAGAAAATCTGGAATACTCGAATTCGCGGGAAATCGAGCAAGTGTTCAAGGATAGTTTAAACGTTACTCCCGATTCGATCGAATGTTCGCAGAGATCGGATTCGTTGGAACGTCTGCAAGACGAAAACGAGTCTAAGACCGTGACCGATCACGAGCAAACGATGACGGACGAACGAAACGAATCGAACGAGCTTAAACGAAAGTTGATGGAAATAGAAACGGTAGAAAAAATGATCGAAAACACATTGGTTTCCTCTGGAACGGCTGTAAACTCTAATGACGTACTCCAAGTAGAGTTTCCGATTGGATTTCGGGTAGATTCGGATACAGATACTGTTTCCGTAACCGAGACGAAGGAAAAGGCAAACTTGGAAAGAATCGAAAGATCGTCTGTAGAGGGAGTTGCCGAAAATGTCGAGAACGTCGACGAGGAGGATGTCGAGGATACGAGAAATATCGAACAAGGGGAAAATAATGATAAGGACGATTTTCAGATCGACGAGGCTGCGACAGTAACCGAACCGAACTCTGCTGCTTCTTCGAATATTTCTCCCGTGAATACAGATATCGATCGGTCAAACGTCGTGGTCTCAGCTTCGATTCCGGTCCCGCTATCGGAATATTCTTCGGCAAAGAGCGATCCTTCGTGTTACGTTCTTTCGGAAGGCTCTCCTTGCGAAATACCGGAATCGGTAACGACCGTAATTATCCCGGACAAAAATATTCGAAACGATGAGATTTTCCAGTTCGAGGAAAAGGAACCGTTCGGAGATCTCGTGTATTCCGAAGCCTTCGAATATTCGACGAGCATCGACGCTGGTGTTTTCGGCGAAATAACGGATGCCGTCGATCGAATGACCTTGAAAATAGAAGACCTTGAGAATATTAACGAAGAAGAGGAAAGCGAACGGGAACGAGATCTCGAAAGCGATCGAAAAACGAAATTATCCAGCAACGTTTCGGATGATTTGGAAAAGAGATCGGAAGATATAATACCGAATGCCGGCGTTCCGGATGAGAATGGGAAAGAAAATATCGAAGCGACGCATATAGAGACTCGTTGCGCCGAGAAGAGCGACGAGACAGAAAACGGAACTCCTCTATCTTTGGTCGAAAGCGGACCGTACGTACCGGAATTGAATTTGGATTCTCTCAGAGACGTAACGAACTCTTGTTTGGGAATTAGCGACTCGGTAACCGTCGAAGATCGGTTCCGTGTAACGAAGAAAAGGAACCAACAAGAGATCGGTGATAACAGTCTGCGCGAAGGAGAAAACACTTTGTCTTCGTTCGATACGCTGCCCTCGGAAGAGAAAGCGAGCCTCGACGAAGACGAAAATGGTTATCGGGACTCGAAAACCATCTCCGATCGTAGAAGACAACGAACCGACGAAACTGAGTCAAGGGACCACAGGTTCTCTCCTCGCGAACCTGCAGACAATTCGTCTAACATAGAGGAGGAAATTGCgcaagaattaataaaaaatttgaatctgGAGGTTCCGGAACAATTCAACACGGATACGAACGACTCCAGTTTGTCCAATTCAGTTTGTACGAAAACAAACACGGAGGAAAGAGACAAGGGCCAGAGCTTGAAGGAAACGGAGGACGAAGATGGAAAGAACTCGACTCGATCGACCGAGACAATCGATCGAATTACCGGCGAAAAAATTTCGAACGAAAATTTCGGAACAGCCATTAAAACAC AAAAAGATCAATCGGAAGCCGATGAGCAACGAATCCAATCGACGATAACTTTAAACGTAGCGTCTCCTTCTACACCGAAACACACACAG AAACAAGTAGGAGATCCAAAGATCGAAAATGGAAACAGAGGCGGTTTATGGCATACAAGCGAATTTCACGATTCTTTACCGTTGCCTATACCTCATACTCCAAAGATCTTTTCCATCACGGACGATCTCGCATCGAGCATTATACGAAGTATGACAATGGCCACGATATCAACAaagacaacgacgacgacgacgacgacgacggcgacgcATCCCTGGTCGGTCGTTGAACCAAATCGTATCGGATCATTGAGACCGCAGCAGCCTCCTCCTCTTTATTACGCGATCAATCTTTCGAAAGATTTGCGGTCGCTCGAAACGAAATTATCCTTCATTGATTCCTCTTTAAATGTTCTACCTTGCATCGTCCGAGTCGAACCCTTTGTCGATGACACGAGCAACGCGAACAGTATTTCGTTCACGGGGAATATCTTGGACTCTGATACCGATGATCTCCGTGAACCGTTAGCGCTGGATGACGAAGAACCAAAGCAATCGATCGTTATAGAAGAAATTTCAACCGACGACGAGAAGGAGAACGACGATGGACGTTAG
- the LOC143265216 gene encoding SAP30-binding protein, producing MSVQSVALASLTATYTDSEGEDGVEDDLQENSNTPQGAAPHNAQVGQPQAFTSPKSGRSASNSPVVAPSVGGKSSNDLPNAPTLVTDVTSKVQRLVSYFDDTIVSDEEGVVQTPVDGQPFENGRSSSITECSPSCQGEQLVSDNEVDPYGVAIPPEPPGQCPAELQEKITKLFRKMESGGLDMNKVIQQRKDFRNPSIYEKLIQFCSINELGTNYPPDRFDPFKWGKDSYYEELAKVQKAEMDKLEKARKEKTKIEIVSGTAKRPNSSNTTEDDAKKRKSKWDQVATGATVSVKPTVLLSQPTLTTLTSSATGTKATVISAFGSLPKKRL from the coding sequence ATGTCTGTACAAAGTGTTGCTCTGGCATCTCTCACGGCCACCTATACCGACTCGGAGGGCGAAGACGGGGTGGAAGACGACCTTCAGGAGAATTCGAACACTCCCCAGGGGGCCGCCCCGCATAATGCCCAAGTCGGTCAGCCCCAGGCTTTCACCAGTCCCAAATCTGGCAGATCAGCCTCAAATAGTCCCGTCGTTGCTCCCAGCGTCGGTGGCAAGTCTAGTAACGATTTGCCCAACGCGCCCACCTTAGTAACAGACGTGACGTCTAAGGTGCAAAGATTGGTTTCGTACTTTGATGACACAATAGTCTCTGACGAGGAGGGAGTGGTACAAACACCGGTCGACGGACAACCTTTTGAAAACGGAAGGTCCTCCTCGATTACGGAATGCTCTCCCTCTTGTCAAGGAGAACAATTAGTTTCAGATAACGAGGTTGATCCGTATGGCGTCGCTATACCACCCGAGCCACCGGGACAGTGTCCTGCAGAATTACAAGAGAAGATAACAAAACTTTTTAGGAAAATGGAGAGTGGCGGTTTGGACATGAACAAAGTTATACAACAAAGAAAAGATTTCAGAAATCCATCAATTTATGAAAAACTTATTCAGTTTTGTAGCATCAACGAACTGGGCACCAATTATCCACCGGATAGGTTCGATCCGTTTAAATGGGGTAAAGATTCTTATTACGAGGAACTTGCCAAGGTACAGAAAGCGGAAATGGATAAACTTGAAAAAGCCAGAAAggagaagacaaaaattgagattgtatctggTACCGCGAAACGACCAAATAGTTCTAACACGACTGAAGATGACGctaagaaaagaaaaagtaaatGGGATCAAGTGGCAACAGGAGCCACTGTTTCGGTAAAGCCTACTGTTTTATTGTCTCAACCGACTCTTACCACCCTGACGTCATCCGCGACTGGTACCAAAGCAACGGTAATATCTGCTTTTGGATCTTTACCAAAGAAAAGACTGTAA
- the Gga gene encoding ADP-ribosylation factor-binding protein Gga, translated as MDVVTTSLEALIQRVTNPQNQKPDIAATEAFCVMLTKETEGIQIGAKLLATRIQSSNEFEALQGLSLLDTCMKRCGPSFHAEIGKFRFLNEMIRLVSPKYLGGKTPVIVRQKVLQLLHAWTKEYPREIKIKEAYEMLKKQGVIEDDTILSANEQEDGLKVSKTKSTIFDDEEKSKLLQKLLQSKIPDDLQKANRLIKAMVREDERRIQLNSRRIMELESVHNNARLLSEMLDLYNCDETSKEDLELMKELHQACERLKPVVLGLANEIHDNEGMLGDVLAASDELEQVFEKYAAIIVRGECVKSKTESINPYLLDLSSPIENMPCESGGTNAVANSDVTRTNHQSDMEVLGDIFSSLEKSENSEISSVSNPNLLMTDSIMQPINILPTNKKDESINIPERKVDSKTRALEELNELGESLLKQSLSGTALNVRSNSGSVQTVVRTSSTESSVKYDTTIFPRSSCSRSSDLLQSTNTRNNKPSNTHSDALDNFLPRDGANSQSIIDSNVNEKINANTSNNRLIAWDPISTTSTTVNTVNVEPEIKSLADINVNLQDIKPGINPPITVIEEKNGISVVLHFAEDNPRQDVFVVVITTMSKNLKPLSNYLFQAVVPKRCKCRLQPPSGTELPGHNPFLPPSAITQIMLIANPNKETVSLKFMLSYTMDNETFTEMGEVEKLPLF; from the exons ATGGATGTTGTAACAACGAGTCTCGAAGCTCTGATAC AAAGGGTAACGAACCCGCAAAATCAGAAACCTGATATAGCAGCAACCGAAGCATTCTGCGTGATGCTTACTAAGGAAACAGAAGGCATTCAAATAGGTGCTAAACTATTAGCAACACGTATTCAATCATCTAACGAATTTGAAGCGCTTCAAGGCCTTAGC tTGCTGGATACATGTATGAAAAGGTGCGGGCCATCTTTTCATgcagaaattggtaaatttcgttttttaaatgaaatgattCGTCTAGTTTCGCCAAAGTATTTAGGTGGTAAGACACCAGTTATAGTACGTCAAAAAGTATTACAGTTGTTACATGCATGGACAAAAGAATATCcgcgagaaataaaaattaaagaagctTATGAAATGTTGAAAAAGCAAGGGGTTATCGAG GATGATACAATATTGTCAGCTAATGAACAGGAAGATGGATTAAAGGTATCAAAAACTAAAAGTACGATATTTGATGATGAAGAAAAATCTAAATTATTGCAGAAATTACTCCAAAGTAAAATTCCTGATGATCTACAAAAAGCAAATAGATTAATTAAAGCCATGGTGAGAGAG gaTGAAAGAAGGATACAACTAAATTCACGTAGAATAATGGAGTTAGAATCTGTTCACAACAATGCAAGGTTACTATCAGAAATGTTAGATTTGTACAATTGCGACGAAACTAGCAAAGAAGATCTTGAATTGATGAAAGAATTACATCAAGCTTGCGAGCGTTTAAAACCAGTTGTACTGGGATTAGCGAACGAAATCCACGATAACGAAGGGATGCTAG GTGATGTGCTTGCCGCGAGCGACGAATTGGAACAAGTATTTGAGAAATACGCTGCAATTATAGTTCGCGGTGAATGCGTAAAATCTAAGACGGAGTCCATCAACCCGTACTTGTTAGATTTATCTTCTCCGATAGAGAATATGCCTTGTGAAAGCGGTGGTACAAATGCAGTTGCAAATTCCGATGTGACAAGAACAAATCATCAATCGGACATGGAAGTTCTAGGAGATATCTTTAGTTCCctagaaaaatctgaaaattcggaaatttcctCGGTTTCTAATCCAAATCTATTAATGACCGATTCGATTATGCAGCCGATCAATATTTTACCTACAAATAAAAAAG aCGAATCAATTAATATTCCTGAACGAAAAGTAGACAGTAAAACTAGAGCACTGGAGGAATTGAACGAACTGGGAGAATCTTTGCTTAAACAAAGTTTATCGGGTACGGCTTTAAACGTACGTTCAAATTCAGGAAG tGTACAAACTGTAGTTCGTACGTCGAGTACCGAATCTTCGGTAAAATACGATACAACGATTTTCCCGCGCAGCAGTTGTTCGCGTTCGTCCGACCTATTACAATCTACAAATACGAGAAACAACAAACCGTCTAATACCCATTCAGATGCGCTCGATAATTTTTTACCTCGTGACGGTGCAAATTCACAAAGTATCATCGATTCTAACGTGAACGAAAAGATTAATGCGAACACTTCCAACAATCGATTAATTGCATGGGATCCAATTTCGACGACATCAACGACCGTAAATACAGTTAATGTAGAACCCGAGATCAAATCATTAGCAGACATTAATGTTAATCTTCAAGATATCAAACCgg GTATTAATCCACCTATAACCGTGATCGAAGAAAAAAATGGTATATCTGTAGTGCTTCATTTTGCTGAAGATAATCCAAGACAAGACGTATTTGTAGTAGTAATTACAACGATGAGCAAAAATTTAAAACCACTTAGCAATTATTTGTTTCAAGCAGTGGTGCCAAAA AGATGTAAATGTAGACTTCAACCACCTTCTGGAACTGAATTGCCAGGTCATAATCCGTTTCTTCCTCCGTCGGCAATTACACAAATCATGCTGATCGCCAATCCTAATAAG GAAACAGTATCGTTaaaatttatgttaagttacacGATGGACAATGAAACTTTTACAGAAATGGGAGAAGTAGAAAAATTGCCTTTATTTTAA
- the Dph5 gene encoding diphthine methyl ester synthase: MFYIIGLGIGDATDITVKGLEIVRTCDRVYLESYTSILAVGLEELERYYGRPILSADRESVENNADEILPKTEEENVAFLVVGDPFGATTHSDLILRAREKNVKVKVIHNSSIITAVGCCGLQLYRFGETVSIPYWSENWRPNSFYEKILSNRRRDLHTLCLLDIKVKEPTLESIAKKKKEYEPSRFMSVSEAATQLMEILEESNNKVEEEGDIDKSSAVVGLARVGWDDQRILVCSLERMSSADLGPPLHCLVVPAPTLHPLESEFLTMYTLDEESLDDSTRHEIPLK, encoded by the exons atgttttacatAATTGGCTTAGGTATTGGCGATGCTACGGACATCACTGTAAAAGGTCTCGAGATCGTTCGAACATGCGATCGTGTCTATTTGGAGTCGTACACGTCGATTCTTGCGGTTGGTCTCGAAGAATTG GAGCGATATTATGGACGTCCGATTTTGTCGGCCGATAGAGAATCTGTCGAGAACAACGCGGATGAAATACTACCGAAAACCGAGGAAGAAAACGTTGCTTTTCTAGTGGTCGGTGATCCATTCGGTGCTACCACGCACTCGGATTTGATATTACGTGCTCGAGAAAAAAACGTGAAG gtGAAAGTAATTCACAATTCTTCCATTATAACCGCGGTTGGTTGTTGCGGTTTACAGTTGTATCGTTTCGGAGAAACTGTTTCCATTCCATATTGGAGCGAAAATTGGCGACCAAATAGTTTCTACGAAAAAATTTTATCCAACAGACGTAGAGATTTACATACACTTTGCCTATTGGATATCAAAGTGAAAGAGCCTACCCTAGAAAGCAtcgcgaagaagaagaaggaatatGAGCCGTCACGATTTATGAGCGTTTCGGAAGCTGCTACTCAATTGATGGAGATATTGGAAGAAAGTAATAATAAAGTCGAAGAGGAAGGAG ACATTGACAAATCTAGCGCCGTCGTGGGTTTAGCTCGAGTAGGATGGGACGATCAACGCATATTAGTTTGTTCGCTGGAGAGGATGAGTTCTGCCGATCTGGGGCCGCCACTTCATTGCTTAGTCGTTCCCGCCCCAACATTGCATCCTCTCGAATCAGAGTTTCTAACGATGTACACGTTAGACGAAGAATCGTTGGACGACTCAACACGACACGAAATACCTTTGAAATAA